DNA from Hwangdonia lutea:
CACCACCAATCCAATAAGGGATTACAAAAGTTAACAAAAAAATCATTAACCAAAAACCGATTGTTAATATGGTTAAAAATGCTAAAAATCCTAAATATTGGTCAAAATCAAACATAATTTGTAAGTATCTTATTAAAAATCTTATGCAAAGATATAATAAACCGATTTGTTATACAATATCAAATTTAAAATTAATGCACAATTTTATAAATTGAACCGTTTCGTTTTAAAAGGGTCTTCGCATACAAGTCCAATTTATTTTTTCAATAAAATCTTTTCCTAATTTAAATTAGGTTGTGGCGTCATTCTTAAATAAGGCTTAACTTCTTTAAATCCTTTTGGGAATATCGCAGGAATATCGGCTGTTGCCACTGCCGGAACCACCACGCAGTCGTCTCCATTTTGCCAATTGGCTGGTGTTGCTACTTTGTGATAAGCCGTGAGTTGCAGCGAATCGATAACGCGCAACAGTTCATCAAAATTTCTACCCGTTGACGCGGGATATGTTATTATAAGCTTCACCTTTTTATTATTGTCAATCACAAAAACCGAGCGCACGGTAAGATTATTATCGGCATTCGGGTGAATCATATCATAAAGCTTTGAAACCTTTTTGTCTTCATCAGCGATAATAGGGAAATTAACCGTTGTATTTTGGGTTTCGTTAATATCTTTTATCCATCCGTGGTGCGACTCTAAACCGTCTACACTTAAAGCGACTACTTTGGTATTGCGCTTATCGAATTCATCTTTATATTTAGCCACTGTACCTAATTCGGTCGTGCAAACAGGCGTATAATCTGCAGGGTGCGAAAACAAAACACCCCAACTATCGCCCAACCAGTCATGAAAATCAATTGTTCCTTCTGAAGTTTGTGCGGTAAAATTCGGTGCTTCATCACCTAATCTAATGGTTGCCATAATTTATAATTTTGTATGATTAAACTTTAATCCTACTAAATTAATAGATTTTAACCAAAACACGCAAAAAGTTTCGTTATTTATATGTTAAAAAGAAGTCGTAAAAACAAACAAATATCATAATAAAAACCAAGCAAAAACAATTAACTTTGTAACTTACATTTAATTGATTATTACGATGAGCTACAGAATAGAAAAAGATACGATGGGCGAAGTAAAAGTGCCTGCTGATAAACTTTGGGGTGCACAAACCGAGCGCTCTAGAAATAATTTTAAAATTGGAGCACCCGCGTCGATGCCTCTGGAAATAGTTTACGGTTTTGCTTACTTAAAAAAAGCAGCGGCTTACACCAACTGTGAGTTAGGCGTATTGCCTATTGAAAAGCGCGATTTAATCGCACAGGTTTGCGATGAAATTTTAGA
Protein-coding regions in this window:
- a CDS encoding peroxiredoxin, whose amino-acid sequence is MATIRLGDEAPNFTAQTSEGTIDFHDWLGDSWGVLFSHPADYTPVCTTELGTVAKYKDEFDKRNTKVVALSVDGLESHHGWIKDINETQNTTVNFPIIADEDKKVSKLYDMIHPNADNNLTVRSVFVIDNNKKVKLIITYPASTGRNFDELLRVIDSLQLTAYHKVATPANWQNGDDCVVVPAVATADIPAIFPKGFKEVKPYLRMTPQPNLN